Within Oxobacter pfennigii, the genomic segment CAACAACCGGCGCCAGTACAGTTAATAATGCACAGCCCCTTGTCATGAAATACAAGATGGGTAATATCGCACTGGCTCATAACGGAAACCTTGTAAATGCCGAAGTTATAAGAGACCTTTTAGAAGACGGCGGAGCGGTATTCCAGACATCAATAGATTCAGAAGTCATAGCAAACCTTTTTGCAAGATATGCAAAAAGAAGCCTGGAAACTGCTGTTTTAGAAACCATGCAGGCAGTAAAGGGCTCCTATGCATTAACTATATTGGCAGATGACAAACTAATAGGGGTAAGGGATCCCTATGGTATAAGGCCCCTTTGTATAGGCAAAATAGCAAGCGGATTTATACTGGCTTCCGAGAGCTGCGCCATTGATACCGTCGGCGGAGAATTCATAAGGGATGTTGAACCGGGAGAAATTATTATAATTGATAATGAAGGGCTGAGATCCTTAAAAATTCAGGAGGAAATAAAGTCCTCATTATGTATTTTCGAATATATTTATTTTGCCCGCCCTGACAGCACAATTGACGGTATAGGCGTCTATGAGGCAAGAAGAAACGCGGGAGCCATACTTGCCCAGGAATATCCCGTTGAGGCGGATTTGGTTATAGGCGTTCCGGATTCTGGAACCGTTTCGGCCATTGGCTATGCGGAAGAATCAGGAATACCCTTTGGCGAAGGACTTATAAAAAATAAATATGTAGGCAGGACTTTTATAAAACCGGACCAGACTTTAAGAGAGCTGGCCGTTCAGATAAAATTAAATGCGCTTAAAAGAAACGTTGAAGGCAAAAGAATTGTAATGGTGGATGATTCAATCGTGCGCGGCACCACCTGTAAAAAAATTGTGTCTATGCTGCGCTCCGCCGGAGCAAAGGAAGTACACGTGAGAATTTGTTCTCCATTGATTAAATATCCATGCTATTTTGGAATTGATACACCTTCAAGAAAGCAGCTTATAGGAGCTGTGAGCACCATGGATGAAATAAGGGATATCATAGGGGCTGATTCTCTTGGATATATAAGCTTGGACGGGCTCATTAAATCTACAGGCAGCACCAATGCCGGTTTCTGTACCGGATGTTTTTCCGGTGTATATCCTATTTCGGTTCCAAGAGAGTCCGATAAATATTTGTTTGAAAAAGGCAGGTTAAATGCATGATAACTTATAAGGATTCCGGAGTAGATATTGAGGCAGGATACAAAGCTGTAAAGATGATGAAAGAACACGTGCGGTCAACTTATACAAAGGGCGTTATAGGAGATATAGGAAGCTTCGGAGGGCTTTTCGAGCTTCTTGATATTAAAAAATATGAAAACCCGGTGCTGGTATCCGGAACCGACGGAGTAGGAACCAAGCTTCAGCTGGCATTCATGCTGGATAAACATGATACCATAGGAATAGATGCCGTTGCCATGTGCGTCAACGACATAGTGTGCCAGGGTGCAAAGCCCTTGTTTTTTCTTGACTATATAGCCTGCGGCAAGCTTAAACCTGAAAGAATAGCGGATATTGTAAAAGGTATAAGCGAAGGCTGTAAAATGTCAAAGGCAGCGCTGATTGGCGGTGAAACTGCTGAAATGCCCGGATTTTATAAAGAAAATGAATACGATATTGCAGGCTTTGCTGTGGGTATTGTTGATAAAAACAAAATAATTGACGGCAGCAAAATAGAAAAGGGCGATGTTTTAATTGGCTTGGCTTCCTCGGGGATACACAGCAACGGGTATTCCCTGGTCAGGAAATTATACGGCAATGTTGATGCATCGGAGCTTAATAAATTTGACGAAAGGTTTAACTGCACATTAGGCGGAATGCTTTTAATGCCTACCAGGATATATGTAGACCTAATTTTAAGCCTTCTTGAAAATTATGAAGTAAAAGGCTTATCCCATATTACAGGCGGAGGCTTTATTGAAAATATACCGAGGATGCTTCCAAATGGCCTTATGGCCAGGATATTCAAAGGCTCCTGGGATATGAAGCCCATATTCAATGATTTGAAAAACCTTTCGGGATTAGGTGATAATGAGCTTTATAATACCTTCAATATGGGTATCGGAATGGTTATGGCTGTTTCTAAGGAAAAAGCAAATGAAATATTATCATATTTGAAGATTTCAGGTGAAGAAGCCTTCGTCATAGGAGAGGTGGCAGAAGGAAAGGCCGGGGTGGAGCTTTGCTAAAGATAGGTGTTCTGGTCTCGGGGGGAGGCACCAACCTTCAAGCCATAATTGATGATATAAAGAGCGGAAATATAAAGGGTGAAATTGCTGTTGTCATAACCGACAGGCCGGAGGTTTATTCATTGAAGCGGGCGGAGAATGAAGGAATACCTGCGGCAGTCTTTGACAGAAAGATTATGACTTCAAAGGAACTTAATGCTAATATATTAAAAGAGCTTACTGAACATAATGTGGACCTGGTGGTTCTTGCAGGATATCTCTCAATATTGTCAAAGGAAATTATAGAGAGGTATCAAAATGCAGTAATCAATATCCATCCCTCTTTAATACCCTCTTTTTGCGGAGACGGATACCATGGAATAAATGTTCATAAAAAGGCCCTGGAATACGGCGTAAAAGTGTCGGGCTGCACCGTTCACTTTGTGGATGAAGGTACGGATACCGGCCCCATAATTCTTCAGAAAGCTGTGGAAGTTTCAGATGATGATACTCCCGAAACCCTTCAGAAGAAAATTCTCGCATATGAGCACCAGCTTCTGCCATTGGCAGTAAAGCTTATATGCGACGGAAAGGTAAGCATATCCGGCCGGAAAGTTATAATAAGGTGAGAGTTTCAAAATTTTGAACACTCCATACGCTGTTCGAGTTCTGCAAGTTCTAAGGCTCCCTGCCTTGAAAATGCAAGAATTTTGATAACTCGCTCATGCTCAAACAATCTAAAATTCTAAGCATTTTCTGTGGCAGCTTCGCCAAGAACTTTCACAGAACTCTCACAATGCTTAATTACGTTGTTCAAAATTTTGAAGACCCAATTAATTATCCCTAACTTAAGGAGGTATAATAGATGATTAAAACTGCCTTAATAAGCGTCTTCGATAAAAGCGGAATCGTCGAGATGGCTGAGCAGCTTAGTGATTTAGGAGTGAAGATAATTTCAACGGGGGGAACGGAAAAAACCCTTAAGCAGTCGGGACTGGACGTTATAAACATTTCAGATGTTACCGGATTCCCGGAATGCTTGGATGGCAGGGTAAAAACCCTTCACCCTAAAATACATGCGGGCATACTGGCCATGAGAGACAACAAAGAGCACATGGAACAGCTTGAGAAATTAAATGTTGATACAATAGATATGATAATCGTGAATTTATATCCCTTCAAACAGACCATATCAAAGGAGCATGTGGAGCTCGAAGATGCCATTGAAAACATAGATATCGGCGGCCCTACAATGTTAAGGGCAGCAGCTAAAAACTACAAAGATGTGGTTGTAATTGTGGACCCTCAAGATTACCGGAAGGTATTGGATGAAATTAAGGAAAATGGGGATGTTTCAGAAAAGACAAAGTTTTATCTTGCTTTCAAGGTCTTTAACCACACTGCGGCCTACGATGCGCTGATTTCCTCCTACCTTAAAGAACAGGCAGGAATCGAAGGATATACCGATTCAGTTACAATAACCTTCGAAAAGGTTCAGGATTTAAGATACGGTGAAAACCCTCACCAGAGCGCCGCTTTTTATAAAGAGCCCATAGCCGTCAAAGGAAGCCTGCCTTCAGCTATACAGCTTCACGGTAAAGAGCTTTCCTTTAACAACATAAATGATGCAAATGCGGCAGTAGAATGCCTCAAGGAATTTGAAGACATAGCCTGCGTTGCAGTAAAGCATGCCAACCCCTGCGGAGTGGGAGTGGGAGATACAGCATACAGTGCATACATAAAAGCCTATGAATGTGACCCCGTTTCAATTTTCGGGGGAATAATCGCTATAAACGATATTGTAGATAAAGCTGCAGCCGATGAAATAAACAAGATTTTTGTGGAGATAGTTATTGCTCCCGATTATACCGGGGAAGCCCTTGAAATTTTGAAGTCCAAAAAGAACATAAGGGTAATGAAGCTTGAGGATATTAAGAAAAAAAATACCAAATCATTGGATTATAAAAAGGTTAACGGAGGCCTCCTTATACAAAACAGCGATAACGGAAAAATTAATGAATTGAAAGTTGTAACAAACCGCAAGCCTACAAATGAAGAATTAAAGGATTTAAATTTTGCCTGGAAGGTTGTCAAGCATTTAAGGTCAAATGCAATTGCACTTGCTAAGAGTGGCATGACAATAGGACTAGGGCCGGGACAGACCAACAGGATATGGGCGGCTGAAAATGCCATACGCCAGGCAGGAGAAAAAACTTTTGGTTGTGTATTGGCTTCAGATGCGTTTTTCCCTTTTCCCGATGTGGTTGAGGCTGCTGCTGCAGCCGGTATAACAGCAATCATACAGCCGGGGGGATCTCTAAAGGATGATGAATCCATAGAGCTTTGCAATAAGCATAATATTGCCATGGTATTTACCGGTATGAGGCATTTCAAGCACTAGAAGAAAAGGAAGTGTATATATGAAAGTACTTATTGTAGGCGGAGGCGGAAGGGAACACGCAATAATCTGGAAGCTTAAGCAAAGCAAAAGGATAGATAAAATATACTGCGCCCCAGGAAACGGCGGAATAGCAAGCCTGGCAGAGTGTGTTGATATAAAGGCAGAGGATATAGAAAAGCTCGTTGATTTTGCAATAAATGAAAAAATAGACTTAACGGTTGTAGGGCCTGAGGTTCCTCTGTCAATGGGTCTCGCAGATGCTTTTGAAGAAAAAGGCTTAAGATGCTTCGGCCCTAAAAAGGCAGCAGCAGAGATTGAAAGCAGTAAGGTTTTTTCAAAATACCTTATGAAAAAATACGGAATTCCCACAGCTTCTTATATGGAATTTTCAGATCCCCAAAAAGCAAGGGATTATATAGAAACTTTATCCTTCCCCACAGTAATTAAAGCTGACGGCCTGGCAGCTGGGAAAGGCGTTATAATAGCACAAAGCTTGACCGAGGCAATTGAAGCAGTCCATAGCATCATGGAAGAAAAAACATTTTCCGATGCCGGAGACAGAATAATAATCGAAGAATTCATGGAAGGCCCCGAAGTGTCGGTACTGGCTTTTGTGGACGGTAAAACCGTAAAGCCCATGGTCAGCGCAAGGGACCATAAGAGGATATTCGATGACGATATGGGCTTGAATACCGGTGGTATGGGAACAATTTCCCCCGCACCATATTACACAGCTGAAATGGAAAAAATCTGCATGGAGGAAATATTTGTTCCCACAATTGATGCCATGAACAAAGAAGGCAGAACCTTCAAAGGGGTGGTATTTTTCGGACTTATGCTGACCAAGGATGGTCCCAAGGTTGTGGAATACAACTGCAGGTTCGGAGACCCGGAAACCCAGGTAGTGCTGCAAAGGTTAAAGACCGACCTGGTGGATATAATGGATGCGGTAATTGACGGTACTCTAAGCAATATAAATATTGAATGGGATGAAAGTGCAGCAAGCTGCATAGTTATAGCCTCCGGTGGATATCCGGGAAGCTATGAAAAAGGCAAAGTCATTACCGGCCTTGACAATATGCCTTCAGATGTGGTCGTCTTCCACTCGGGCACGAAACTGCAGGATGGGCAAATAAAAACCGACGGCGGCAGAGTTCTCGGAGTTACGGCTAAAGGTGCCGATTATTCAGTTTCATCTAAAAAGGTATACGAAGTAATTGACAATATAAGCTTCGAAGGAATGCATTACAGAAAAGACATCGGCGTGAAAAAATACTAGCACATATGAAAATAACCTCCCAAAAGAGGTTATTTTTTCTTGTTCTTATCCATTATAAGGCTATAATCCTCCAGGGGAGTTTCAGGGCCTTCCGGCACCGATGAGTATTCAAAGGTATCCAGAAAGTCCAAATTTCCCATTGGGCCTGTCTGAGGCATAAGCCGGGCATTGCTTAAATGCTCAACAATGGGGTAATCATAATCATTGCTTTGCTCTATGCTATCCTTATCATAATGCTTATTTTCATCAATATTTTCCCTGCTGCTAAAGTCCATCAATTATCACCTTCCCTGAAAAGATTAATAATAACAAAGTACCTAGATATTTTTTACTTAGTATCCTACTATTTTTAAATAATATTCCACGGCGGCATCAAAGCTTAATAGCTTTAATGCCGCTATAAAGTGAACATAATCAAAAAGGAATATTTTTAATGTTTAATAATGTAGGGAGGAAAGAAGATTTTTTTATCGAATAATAGACCATAAAGATGTTATATTGAGATTTGGATTACGTACATAGATATTTATAAAAAAATCAGATGAGGTGGTTATATGTCTGAATATCATTCCAAGATTGAATCTAAGGAAATGACGGAGCTTTTTGAGGCAATACTTTTGCTTGAAAATATTGAAGAGTGCTATAGATTTTTTGAAGATATAGGTACAATAAACGAGCTGCAATCCCTTGCACAAAGGCTGGAAGTCGCAAAGATGCTCAATGAAAAAAAGACCTACATAGAAATTGCAGAAAAAACCGGGGCAAGCACAGCCACCATAAGCAGGGTAAACAGGTGCCTTCAGTACGGTGCCGACGGATATAATCTTATACTAAAGCGCATTAAAGAGAAGTAATACCCCAAAGGTATTACTTTTTCTATTTCAAATTTATTTTTTATAAAAGCTAAAAAAATATTTTTACAAAAATTGAAACTTTTTCAAATAAAAACTGTCTTATATAGTAAGATAAAGAAATCCGAAATTTATTTAATAATATAAAGATAAGTTTTCTTTGATTGTACATAATAGCAGAAATTTTTGAAGATATAGGTAGCATAAACAAGCTGCGCCTTTACACAAAGGTTGGAAAGCGGTAAAAACGCTCAATGAAAAAAAGACTTACATAGAAATTACAGAAAAGACAGGTGCAAGCTAAGCAATCATAAGTAGAGTTATCAGGAGACTTCAGCCTGATAGCTATAATCTTATACTTAGATACATAAGGAGAAATAATATCAGTTCCCTTATCAGTGTATGTTATGATAAACTGCGTGTTATATAATAAATACAATGTAATTTGATTTATACTAACTCTTAATGATTGGAGAGATATTTATGGAAAATCGCAAACAAGTTAATATTATACTTTCTATTGCTTATTTGTTTACGGTAATCACATGCATATTTTTATTTATAAGCAGATCTATGGAAAATATATATTATAGTGTATATCTTGGGCAAGACAGAATTGGAAATGCAATTAAAGCATTTTTATTTAGTAATATAATAATGATTATTGCTGCAAGCATAATCACTATTATATTAAGAGTTAAAATAAAAAAATCAAATCAAATAGACTATTTTGACATCAAAGAAAAAGAGCAGATTCATTTAATAACAGGTATTTTAGTGGTAATACAGGGACTAACTAATTTATCATATTTGTTGCCGAGTTTTATTACTCGGGCTTTAGGGCTAATTAAATCACAACCGCAGGATGTGCGCAATATATTAATGCTTAGAAATGCCATAATAGGAGATTCAATTTCTGTAATAATAATTTTATGCCAATTATTTTTGGGAATTTATTTAGTAAAATATATTAAAAAGAAGCAAACTGATATTGCTATGTTAAGGAGTGTATTATTATATACGGTAATCACAAGTATATTTTCACTTTTTGATAGGTTAAGTGTTTTAATTTCTGGACTTGGAGATGAAGTAAGGGTATTTTCCATTAATAATATATTATGGGCTGTAATTATAGTAATATCAATTATAATGTTAATTCTAAAAATTAGAAAATCAAATCAAACCGGTTATTTAAGCATATTAGAAAATGGAGATATTTGCATGGCAGCGGGTGTACTTATAATTGTACATGGATTGCTGAATTTATCGACTGATCTACAGTATATTATTATTCATATGATAGCATTTTTGCAGACACCAATTATTAAATCACAGCTTAGCGAAATTATAGTACAATATATAATTTCCATGGTAATAACTTTAGTCCAGATAGTTTTAGGATTTTATTTGGCAAAGTACTATAAAAAAAAGAAAAATTAAATTATATTTTAGATTATTTAAAACAATTCTAAAATATAGTGGAAGTAAATCTAGTTTATAACACAAGAATATACTTTTTATATTTCTGTAAATAGAATCAGAAGATTAGGTAAACTTCTACTTTCATAAAAGTAAGCTTTTGGGGGATATAGCCCAATTATATATAAAATTATCTTTCTAAACCAAAATCACAATTATGCAAAATAATCCATAGGAAATCAATAATTCCTTGAAAAGCTGCCTTCGCAAATGAGATCTACACCTTAGGGATCACTTGTCGAAGGAAAAATTAAAGGAAGGAGGTCAAATAATTCTACTAATCCCGTAATGCCAAAATATAAAATAAAAAAGAAAAAGAGAATAAGGAAGTACGCATCATTTGGACAAGCATAAAAATATGATTAGCCTAAATTATAGGAGGTATTAAAATGAAAAAAATTATATCTATTATCATGACAATAATTTTTTTGACTTCTACTTCTGTAGCTTTCGCTAAGGATAATAAAGAACAAAATGATAAAAATAGTATTCAAATGAAAAGGCATGAAGAGTTTAGGAAAATTTTTCCTGAAGAATTTGAAATAATAGAACGATATGCAGAAGAGAGGGCTCAAGAAGGAGAAACAAATGATAATCTGCCTTTGAGCAAAGAAGATGAAGTAATCATTGATGTGGAAAAGACAATAGGTTATGATTACTACCATTTAATTGCCTTTAGCAGTGGTGTTGTATATGAATGTGCAGTAAAAGGCGGTACATATTATTATGGAACGAATTACTATGAAAGAGATGATGCTATAGCATATGCTCAAATGTATCCTGATTTAATGAATATAGCCATTGGTCACACTATGGAAATAGAAATATCATATACCGTAAGATTAAATAATAATGATTATTTTACAGAAAATGAACTTGGAAGCCAGGAATTTACACAGAACCAGTACATAGAAGAAGAATCATTTTATGAGACGAGCAGCAAAGATGCTTTTTTAAAATGGAGATATGATGGAAGAGTCGGTGATTACAATGGCAATTTTATATACAACCCGTTTAGGATGACAGTTACCCTTGGAGATGACGCGGTTAGTGTAGATGTCAAATTAATGTAAAATCAAGCATATTATGATGAATATATAAAAGGTGAAAACGTTTAGATTTAGTTTAGCAGAAGCATCAAACAGGTACTGCTTCAGTGAAATTTGACATTTTCCTTTCTGATAATCATTAGTCAGATTACGGTTTTGGATACTTAGAAGTGAATAAATTAGGGTTAGTTGAAGAATTTGGTTTTAAAGTAGCATATGGACATACTTCACTCTCAACGAGTCCGGGTGTTCAATATCCATGGGGTATAGGATTTGGTTTTACAAGCAATACTGAAGAGGTAGCCTATTATATGGATCATGTGTATTATAGTGATTATAATTAGTCACAGCTATATGATAATAGAAGCTGTCCTGTAAAGACAGCTTCTATTATCAGTGTAAATTAATAGTTTGCTAAATATCTTTATTTAAGTAATATAAAGAATAGGTGAATTTTATGAAGAGAAATATTTTTGTAGCATTTGTTATTTTTACAGTTTTATTTATTATATCCGGATGCACTGAAGAAATTGTCAGTATTGATATGGAATATATTAAGGTGGAAGAATCAAGCAGCATAATAAAAAATTGGACTGAAGGATTTCAAGATAATCCTGGTGTTTACTTAGGAAAAATCTCAAAATCAGATCAAGTAGAAGAATATTATTTACTTGTAAATAATCAAAAAATAACCGGAGAGACTATTAAGCCACATGGAAATAGCGGCTTAGAAATTATTGCTCATGAAAGTGAAAATGCTTCAACAAAAATATCTATAATAAAAATCACAACTAAGAATAAATTGGCTCAATATATAATTCTTAATGGAAAAAAGTACGATAACTCTACAATTCAAAAAATTGATAATAATAGCTGACCGGAATATTGATATGCTATTATTATCAATAAAAAATTTCCTTATTTAAAATAAGGAAATTTTTTTATAATACTCATGGGAATAATTTTGATAAATTATAATCTGAGGTACATAGTGATTGTAAATTTATATTACCTTGTTTAATGTAATCGTATTATTAAATGATATAATATAATCTAACAGCTTGGTCTGTATATTTTAAGAGGGACCAATCCAGAATAAACTTCTGAATTGAATATGAGTAACGCCAATATAAGAGAGGTCCGGATGATATGGAAGATAAAATGACGGCTGAACAAA encodes:
- the purD gene encoding phosphoribosylamine--glycine ligase; the protein is MKVLIVGGGGREHAIIWKLKQSKRIDKIYCAPGNGGIASLAECVDIKAEDIEKLVDFAINEKIDLTVVGPEVPLSMGLADAFEEKGLRCFGPKKAAAEIESSKVFSKYLMKKYGIPTASYMEFSDPQKARDYIETLSFPTVIKADGLAAGKGVIIAQSLTEAIEAVHSIMEEKTFSDAGDRIIIEEFMEGPEVSVLAFVDGKTVKPMVSARDHKRIFDDDMGLNTGGMGTISPAPYYTAEMEKICMEEIFVPTIDAMNKEGRTFKGVVFFGLMLTKDGPKVVEYNCRFGDPETQVVLQRLKTDLVDIMDAVIDGTLSNINIEWDESAASCIVIASGGYPGSYEKGKVITGLDNMPSDVVVFHSGTKLQDGQIKTDGGRVLGVTAKGADYSVSSKKVYEVIDNISFEGMHYRKDIGVKKY
- the purN gene encoding phosphoribosylglycinamide formyltransferase — encoded protein: MLKIGVLVSGGGTNLQAIIDDIKSGNIKGEIAVVITDRPEVYSLKRAENEGIPAAVFDRKIMTSKELNANILKELTEHNVDLVVLAGYLSILSKEIIERYQNAVINIHPSLIPSFCGDGYHGINVHKKALEYGVKVSGCTVHFVDEGTDTGPIILQKAVEVSDDDTPETLQKKILAYEHQLLPLAVKLICDGKVSISGRKVIIR
- the purH gene encoding bifunctional phosphoribosylaminoimidazolecarboxamide formyltransferase/IMP cyclohydrolase, producing MIKTALISVFDKSGIVEMAEQLSDLGVKIISTGGTEKTLKQSGLDVINISDVTGFPECLDGRVKTLHPKIHAGILAMRDNKEHMEQLEKLNVDTIDMIIVNLYPFKQTISKEHVELEDAIENIDIGGPTMLRAAAKNYKDVVVIVDPQDYRKVLDEIKENGDVSEKTKFYLAFKVFNHTAAYDALISSYLKEQAGIEGYTDSVTITFEKVQDLRYGENPHQSAAFYKEPIAVKGSLPSAIQLHGKELSFNNINDANAAVECLKEFEDIACVAVKHANPCGVGVGDTAYSAYIKAYECDPVSIFGGIIAINDIVDKAAADEINKIFVEIVIAPDYTGEALEILKSKKNIRVMKLEDIKKKNTKSLDYKKVNGGLLIQNSDNGKINELKVVTNRKPTNEELKDLNFAWKVVKHLRSNAIALAKSGMTIGLGPGQTNRIWAAENAIRQAGEKTFGCVLASDAFFPFPDVVEAAAAAGITAIIQPGGSLKDDESIELCNKHNIAMVFTGMRHFKH
- the purF gene encoding amidophosphoribosyltransferase, with protein sequence MVDILETDKFKDECGVFGIWCTDEDIDCAKITYLGLYALQHRGQESAGIAVYDGSSVVCHKEMGLVSDVFRGDVLDNLKGSAAIGHVRYSTTGASTVNNAQPLVMKYKMGNIALAHNGNLVNAEVIRDLLEDGGAVFQTSIDSEVIANLFARYAKRSLETAVLETMQAVKGSYALTILADDKLIGVRDPYGIRPLCIGKIASGFILASESCAIDTVGGEFIRDVEPGEIIIIDNEGLRSLKIQEEIKSSLCIFEYIYFARPDSTIDGIGVYEARRNAGAILAQEYPVEADLVIGVPDSGTVSAIGYAEESGIPFGEGLIKNKYVGRTFIKPDQTLRELAVQIKLNALKRNVEGKRIVMVDDSIVRGTTCKKIVSMLRSAGAKEVHVRICSPLIKYPCYFGIDTPSRKQLIGAVSTMDEIRDIIGADSLGYISLDGLIKSTGSTNAGFCTGCFSGVYPISVPRESDKYLFEKGRLNA
- the purM gene encoding phosphoribosylformylglycinamidine cyclo-ligase translates to MITYKDSGVDIEAGYKAVKMMKEHVRSTYTKGVIGDIGSFGGLFELLDIKKYENPVLVSGTDGVGTKLQLAFMLDKHDTIGIDAVAMCVNDIVCQGAKPLFFLDYIACGKLKPERIADIVKGISEGCKMSKAALIGGETAEMPGFYKENEYDIAGFAVGIVDKNKIIDGSKIEKGDVLIGLASSGIHSNGYSLVRKLYGNVDASELNKFDERFNCTLGGMLLMPTRIYVDLILSLLENYEVKGLSHITGGGFIENIPRMLPNGLMARIFKGSWDMKPIFNDLKNLSGLGDNELYNTFNMGIGMVMAVSKEKANEILSYLKISGEEAFVIGEVAEGKAGVELC
- a CDS encoding YerC/YecD family TrpR-related protein, producing MSEYHSKIESKEMTELFEAILLLENIEECYRFFEDIGTINELQSLAQRLEVAKMLNEKKTYIEIAEKTGASTATISRVNRCLQYGADGYNLILKRIKEK